The following are from one region of the Treponema denticola genome:
- a CDS encoding DEAD/DEAH box helicase translates to MELKDVNIQDSLKITCKVLYGAKLPNGVGEIIRTETSYIFKGVELSISDEGLKRDLDFYLTRGTAHLAEVETMYKDNTIVLNCCFFADRLISLDKPLHIYIHTDKINSKKTKENKEKLDKYFKDVTEKCHIISEYKDQKDTYFIIQANPEIFVPTSEIHDEIKKEQDEKIEDANDLQNQKNESEKRTPEEKNKQKELKNKIRSKIENADKQKIAFAIYGTNIRIDAEKWQNGNGFSAKRLVTKKSQSSAPNYLLIKGSLVFSNEKTAVSNFIKAQLENIKQKGCSYLDAWDKYSQERGENLLEDARNFGTFSIQNIEKIPEEADSYKLFLNHFDEKKIIHRMTIDIVEEEPLFFRKKDLSWNDYLIQKEEENKNKEKVKDRKEKKIQNLEIQESDNYSITVRSKFNLLKLKGEKRFICFSTLGEEIQLERQKSAREAISEGKSGIPYLAMLLEEQGKIPHAQKNKTYNFKLSLKTYDKVFKKPPTDTQRNAIKLAMQTPDIALIQGPPGTGKTTVITAIVEELKNAFNKENPTTGAVLLSSYQHASVENIIERVCINSLPTPKFGKKQDSEEYNEHIEKWINDLIESVRKENPRLERLSYELELDAAYAEYEKTPSPSNKIKLLDKMLHITSLSDKLRAEITKERDGDNISDLLQYDIVSKIRALRITSESFCDDGRERCKDLLYELKDEGDNEILKRYAYLDVMPDNASLKDLRSLKEKLLIQALPRPSYAVFTAEPNIQELYGCVKKEIRKNRSKKDKTNLCQYEYLEHLESNPIGIENAIKDCSFAISATAQQSEGTDIIKFKNDFQLYDTVIIDEAARATPPDLLIPMAKARKKIILIGDHRQLPHLIDEELEQKIIEKEKEAESEKNTDLEEYYNLSLFEHLFTRLKELEQTDGIKRIITLDAQYRMHPLLGQFASDNFYKKHKEEFKSPRPAEEFIHNLPKTENKACIWLDVPKHLGFETRAGTSIKRKAEITAIINYLEKWKNSEEGKNLTYGIITFYKAQSDAIKQALKDKKIKDIRVGTVDAFQGMEFDIVFLSAVRCNNKKNYGFLTMENRLNVAVTRQKKALIFVGDSEFLTSSDARLETNISAVGNFYDLCKQDGIILQGDK, encoded by the coding sequence ATGGAATTAAAAGATGTCAATATTCAAGATAGTTTAAAAATAACTTGCAAGGTTTTATACGGAGCAAAACTGCCTAATGGAGTAGGAGAAATTATTAGAACCGAAACTTCTTATATTTTTAAAGGCGTCGAGCTAAGCATATCAGATGAAGGTTTAAAACGGGATTTGGATTTTTATTTAACTCGAGGTACAGCTCATTTAGCAGAAGTTGAAACAATGTATAAAGATAATACAATAGTTCTTAATTGTTGTTTTTTTGCCGACAGGCTTATTTCGTTAGACAAACCATTACATATTTATATTCATACGGATAAAATAAACAGCAAAAAAACAAAAGAAAATAAAGAAAAGTTAGATAAATATTTTAAAGATGTTACAGAAAAATGTCATATTATATCCGAATATAAAGATCAGAAAGATACTTATTTTATAATACAGGCAAATCCTGAGATTTTTGTTCCCACCAGCGAAATTCATGATGAAATTAAAAAAGAACAGGATGAAAAAATAGAGGATGCTAATGATTTACAAAATCAAAAGAATGAAAGTGAAAAAAGAACACCTGAAGAAAAAAATAAACAAAAAGAATTAAAAAACAAAATTCGCTCAAAAATTGAAAATGCAGATAAGCAAAAGATTGCATTCGCAATCTACGGGACAAATATTCGAATAGATGCAGAAAAATGGCAAAACGGCAACGGTTTTTCTGCAAAAAGACTTGTAACAAAAAAAAGTCAATCCTCCGCACCTAATTATCTTCTGATAAAGGGTTCTCTTGTATTTTCTAACGAAAAAACAGCCGTCTCTAACTTTATAAAAGCACAATTAGAAAATATAAAACAGAAAGGCTGCAGCTATCTTGATGCATGGGATAAATATTCTCAAGAAAGAGGAGAAAACCTTTTAGAAGATGCACGAAATTTCGGTACGTTTTCTATTCAAAATATAGAAAAAATTCCGGAAGAGGCTGATTCTTATAAACTTTTCTTGAATCATTTTGATGAGAAAAAAATCATTCATCGTATGACTATTGATATTGTTGAAGAAGAACCTTTATTTTTTCGTAAAAAAGATTTATCGTGGAATGATTATTTGATACAAAAAGAAGAAGAAAATAAAAATAAAGAAAAGGTTAAAGACCGTAAAGAAAAGAAAATCCAAAATCTTGAGATACAAGAAAGCGATAACTATTCAATTACGGTAAGGAGCAAGTTTAATTTATTGAAACTTAAGGGAGAAAAACGTTTTATTTGTTTTTCGACATTAGGTGAAGAAATTCAGTTGGAACGCCAAAAATCTGCACGCGAAGCGATTTCTGAAGGAAAATCCGGAATTCCTTATCTTGCAATGTTGCTTGAGGAGCAGGGGAAAATTCCTCATGCTCAAAAAAATAAAACATACAATTTTAAATTATCCTTAAAAACTTATGATAAGGTGTTTAAAAAACCTCCGACCGATACGCAAAGAAATGCTATTAAACTTGCTATGCAAACACCGGATATAGCCTTAATTCAAGGGCCGCCCGGAACAGGAAAGACAACGGTTATTACTGCTATAGTTGAAGAGCTTAAAAATGCTTTTAATAAAGAGAATCCTACGACAGGGGCAGTATTACTTTCTTCATATCAACATGCCTCTGTTGAAAATATTATTGAACGTGTGTGTATTAATTCTTTACCTACACCTAAATTCGGGAAAAAGCAGGATAGTGAAGAATATAATGAGCATATTGAAAAATGGATAAACGATTTAATAGAAAGCGTAAGAAAAGAAAATCCTAGGTTAGAACGTTTATCCTATGAGTTAGAGTTAGATGCCGCTTATGCAGAATACGAAAAAACTCCGTCTCCGTCCAATAAAATAAAACTATTGGATAAAATGCTGCACATAACATCGTTGTCAGATAAATTAAGAGCTGAAATTACTAAGGAGAGAGATGGGGATAACATAAGTGATTTACTACAATACGATATTGTATCCAAGATAAGAGCTTTACGTATTACATCGGAATCATTTTGCGATGATGGTAGAGAAAGATGTAAGGATTTACTGTATGAATTGAAAGATGAAGGAGATAACGAAATTTTAAAACGGTATGCTTATTTAGATGTCATGCCTGATAATGCAAGTTTAAAGGACCTACGCAGCCTAAAAGAAAAACTTTTGATTCAAGCCTTACCTCGACCTTCTTATGCTGTTTTTACAGCCGAGCCTAATATCCAAGAATTATACGGATGTGTAAAAAAAGAAATCCGTAAAAATAGAAGTAAGAAAGATAAGACTAATTTATGCCAATACGAATATTTAGAGCATCTTGAATCTAATCCGATAGGAATTGAAAATGCTATCAAAGATTGTTCTTTTGCTATTTCCGCTACTGCACAACAATCTGAAGGAACAGATATTATAAAATTCAAGAATGATTTTCAGCTGTATGATACCGTAATTATTGATGAAGCAGCACGTGCAACCCCTCCTGATTTACTTATTCCGATGGCAAAAGCCCGTAAAAAAATTATTTTGATAGGAGACCACCGTCAATTACCTCATTTAATTGATGAGGAATTGGAACAAAAAATCATTGAAAAAGAAAAAGAAGCAGAATCTGAAAAAAATACAGACCTTGAAGAATATTATAATCTCAGTTTGTTTGAACACCTTTTTACACGATTAAAAGAATTGGAACAAACTGATGGAATTAAAAGAATTATTACCCTTGATGCTCAATACCGTATGCATCCGCTTTTAGGGCAATTTGCAAGTGATAATTTTTATAAAAAACATAAGGAAGAATTTAAGTCGCCTCGGCCTGCTGAAGAGTTTATTCATAATTTACCCAAAACCGAAAACAAAGCATGCATATGGCTTGATGTGCCAAAGCACTTAGGTTTTGAAACACGGGCCGGTACCAGTATAAAAAGGAAGGCTGAAATTACGGCAATCATAAACTACTTGGAAAAATGGAAAAATTCTGAAGAAGGAAAAAATTTAACTTACGGTATTATCACTTTTTATAAGGCTCAAAGTGATGCAATAAAGCAAGCATTAAAAGATAAAAAAATAAAGGATATAAGAGTCGGAACAGTAGATGCTTTTCAAGGAATGGAATTTGATATTGTTTTTCTTTCGGCTGTTCGATGTAATAATAAAAAAAATTACGGCTTTTTGACAATGGAAAACCGATTAAATGTTGCTGTTACCAGACAAAAAAAAGCCTTAATTTTTGTCGGAGATTCTGAATTTTTAACAAGCAGCGATGCCCGCTTGGAAACAAATATTTCCGCAGTAGGGAATTTTTATGATCTATGCAAACAAGACGGTATTATTTTACAAGGAGATAAATAA